Part of the Chlamydiota bacterium genome, AGAGCTTTCAAAAAAATTAGCGATAAAAAATCGTCTTCGTATTCCTCGATTGTTAAAGATTGTTGTGAATATGGGTGTTGCTGAAGCGATTAAAGATTTCGCTCTTTTGGAATCCCATGTCAGTGAATTGGGGCTGATCACGGGTCAGAAGGCCGTTGTGACCCGATCAAAAAAGAGTATTGCAGGTTTTAAATTGAGGGAGGGAGATCCTGTGGGATGTAAGGTCACCCTTCGAGGAAAGAACATGTATGAATTTCTTAATCGTTTTGTGAGTGTTGTTCTTCCAAGAATTAGGGATTTTAAAGGTCTTTCTCAAAAATCATTTGATGGTCGAGGAAATTACAGTGTGGGTCTTACAGAGCAGGTTGTGTTTCCTGAAATTGAGTTAGATAAGATTAAGCAAATTCAAGGGATGGACTTAACGTTTGTAACAACGGCAAGCTCGGATGAAGAGGCGAAAGAGTTGCTCAACGCGTTAGGAATTCCTTTTAGACAAAAATAGACCCTTGATAACTCATAACTGAAGGCTGGGTATGGCAAAAACATGTTTAATGGTAAAGCAGCAAAGAACACCGAAATTTAAGGTCAGGTATTATAATCGGTGTAAGCATTGCGGGAGGAGAAGGGCCTATTTGAGAAGATTTGGAATTTGTAGAGTCTGTTTTAGAAAATATGCCTCTCAAGGCATGATCCCAGGAGTTACCAAGGCGAGTTGGTGATGGGATAGTTGTGAGTGGTGAGTAAACGAACGACAGGTAGAGGCTCGAAGCAAAAGCAAAAAAAGAAGAAGTATTTACCTCGAGCCTCGAGCTTCGAGCAATGAAGTGACAAACGACAAAAGACAAGCGACGGACAAGTAAATAAGGTTAAAAAAATGAGCATGTCAGATCCTATTTCAGATTTAGTAACGCGTATTCGCAATGCGAGTTCGGCGAAAAAAGAATATGTGGATGTTCCTGCTTCTTCTTTCAAAGAGGATATTCTCAAAGTTTTGAAGAAAGAAGGTTTTATTCAAGATTATAAAAAAGCGGAAGAGAGCGGCCATCCTTGGTTGAGGGTTTATCTCAAGTTTACCCAGAGTGGAGAGAAAGTCATACAAGGAATCGAGCGGGTGAGTCTCCCTGGGAGAAGAGTTTATGCGGATGTTGCGGATATTCCTAGGGTTCAGGGAGGAATGGGAGTTGCTATTTTGTCAACTTCTCAAGGGGTGATCACGGGCCAAAAAGCTAAATCTTTAAATACCGGCGGCGAAGTTCTTTGTAAGGTTTGGTAATACGAATTACTAAGGAGGCTAAATCCCATTATACATGGCAATAGCCAAACTCTCCTTAGTACTGTCAGAATTTATGAATAAAAATCAATGTACTGACTTGTAAAGGGGAGCAAAGAAAATGTCACGAATAGGTCGTAAGGAAGTTTTGATTCCTTCAGGGGTTCAAGTTGCTTCAGAGGGGAATCTTTTGAAGGTCAAGGGCCCCAAGGGAGAGTTGGCTCAGAGTTTTCCAGATGAAATTAATGTTCAACTGGAATCGGGTAAGAGTGTGCTTTTTGGTATAAAAACAGAAACGAAATCTTCAAAGGCCTTGCATGGATTATCAAGAAGTTTATGTTTTAATATGATGGAAGGGGTTACAAAAGGTTTTTCAAAGTCTCTTGAAATTCAGGGAGTCGGGTTTCGGGCAAAAATTGA contains:
- the rpsH gene encoding 30S ribosomal protein S8, producing MSMSDPISDLVTRIRNASSAKKEYVDVPASSFKEDILKVLKKEGFIQDYKKAEESGHPWLRVYLKFTQSGEKVIQGIERVSLPGRRVYADVADIPRVQGGMGVAILSTSQGVITGQKAKSLNTGGEVLCKVW
- the rplE gene encoding 50S ribosomal protein L5, with the translated sequence MSRLLKRYQEAIVPELSKKLAIKNRLRIPRLLKIVVNMGVAEAIKDFALLESHVSELGLITGQKAVVTRSKKSIAGFKLREGDPVGCKVTLRGKNMYEFLNRFVSVVLPRIRDFKGLSQKSFDGRGNYSVGLTEQVVFPEIELDKIKQIQGMDLTFVTTASSDEEAKELLNALGIPFRQK
- a CDS encoding type Z 30S ribosomal protein S14; this translates as MAKTCLMVKQQRTPKFKVRYYNRCKHCGRRRAYLRRFGICRVCFRKYASQGMIPGVTKASW
- the rplF gene encoding 50S ribosomal protein L6, yielding MSRIGRKEVLIPSGVQVASEGNLLKVKGPKGELAQSFPDEINVQLESGKSVLFGIKTETKSSKALHGLSRSLCFNMMEGVTKGFSKSLEIQGVGFRAKIEGKNLVLALGFTHSVEYPIPAGIKIDVEEQVRMKISGVDKQLVGQVAAEIRRFLPPEPYKGKGIRYAGEHVKKKAGKTVA